The Sinomicrobium kalidii genome contains a region encoding:
- a CDS encoding DUF418 domain-containing protein, whose product MQQAPQPTKLAERIGSLDFLRGIAILGILVMNIEAFSYPEPMSPFKYGFESEVDRTVRFWVYFLAQGKFFSMFTLLFGVGFYIFLERLEKKNYGLRAMDIYARRLLWLFIFGIFHAYLIWNHDVLYHYAACGFFLFPFRTFRIRQLLVTLLVPVGILLYHSWTTTSENRKQQQDYNRLIQIGESRRSEEDRGKIARWEDKTREKESEVWDRVIPRQSLVESWKANARYTRVHEGKIFYHFAFFRTFMMMLLGVLLYKSGIFRDYRKYRYYWGFTGSLLLFALVINYLWYEHQTYAYFKPVTGIWKGLLTTFHSEALGVSYVLILNGLYQKYLDKLKFKPLSMAGKMALTNYISQSIICGLVFYGYGFAQFNRYSRSELLLWVGGIWTVQLIISSLWMRHFSQGPLEWLWRKLTYRSFN is encoded by the coding sequence ATGCAACAAGCCCCCCAGCCTACCAAACTTGCGGAACGTATCGGTTCCCTGGACTTTTTGAGAGGAATTGCCATACTGGGTATCCTGGTGATGAACATTGAAGCTTTTTCCTATCCGGAGCCGATGAGCCCTTTTAAATATGGTTTTGAAAGTGAAGTTGACAGAACTGTCCGTTTTTGGGTCTACTTCCTGGCACAGGGAAAATTTTTCAGTATGTTCACCCTGCTTTTTGGGGTCGGCTTTTACATTTTTCTCGAACGCCTGGAGAAGAAAAACTACGGCCTCAGGGCTATGGATATCTATGCCAGGCGATTGTTGTGGTTGTTTATCTTTGGTATTTTTCACGCCTACCTGATCTGGAACCACGACGTACTCTACCACTATGCGGCTTGCGGCTTTTTCCTGTTTCCTTTTCGTACCTTCCGCATCCGGCAATTGCTGGTAACATTGCTGGTACCTGTTGGCATACTGCTGTATCACAGTTGGACTACGACTTCGGAAAACCGTAAACAGCAACAGGACTACAACCGGCTCATTCAAATCGGGGAAAGCCGGCGCAGCGAAGAAGACCGGGGGAAAATAGCCCGTTGGGAAGACAAAACACGTGAAAAAGAATCTGAAGTATGGGACCGGGTCATCCCCCGGCAAAGTCTGGTGGAGTCCTGGAAAGCCAATGCCCGATATACCAGGGTACACGAGGGTAAGATATTTTATCACTTTGCTTTCTTTCGTACCTTTATGATGATGCTCCTCGGGGTGTTGCTCTATAAATCCGGTATTTTCCGGGACTATCGGAAATATCGGTATTACTGGGGCTTCACGGGATCTTTGCTGCTGTTTGCCCTTGTTATTAATTACCTGTGGTATGAACACCAGACCTATGCCTATTTTAAACCGGTGACCGGTATATGGAAAGGCCTGCTTACTACTTTTCATAGTGAAGCCCTCGGGGTGTCCTATGTCCTGATCCTTAATGGACTGTATCAAAAATACCTGGATAAACTGAAGTTCAAACCCCTTTCCATGGCCGGAAAAATGGCCCTGACCAATTATATATCTCAAAGTATTATCTGTGGTCTTGTCTTTTACGGTTACGGATTTGCTCAGTTCAATCGTTACTCCCGGTCGGAGCTCCTGCTCTGGGTAGGCGGTATCTGGACAGTACAACTCATCATCAGTTCCCTCTGGATGCGTCATTTTTCCCAGGGACCATTGGAATGGTTATGGCGAAAACTAACGTATCGTTCTTTTAACTAA
- a CDS encoding NAD(P)-binding domain-containing protein → MNLGFIGIGNIATSVIRGLCTSNSTSHINISPRNKEKSLFLEGMFDKVTRMESNQSVLDRSEVVFIALPPALAKEILKGLSFHEHHRVVSFVPFLDREALLNSVAPASKVSRAVPFPTVENHECPILLYHPDETISGIFKNIGTPVPVASESELKLLWTLTGLIAPFYDLAETLSHWAQSHNVEASVANRYVMELFSSLTCYSRKNIPFDFSELKKEATTPNGLNDQALKIIEQQKANTTYGMAAEALYKRFE, encoded by the coding sequence ATGAATTTAGGATTTATCGGTATAGGAAATATAGCCACTTCGGTAATTAGGGGGCTGTGTACCTCGAATAGTACAAGTCACATAAATATTTCTCCGAGGAACAAGGAGAAGTCGCTGTTTCTGGAAGGGATGTTTGACAAAGTTACCAGGATGGAGAGCAACCAATCGGTTTTAGACCGTTCCGAAGTTGTTTTTATCGCCCTGCCCCCTGCCCTTGCGAAAGAAATACTTAAAGGGCTGTCTTTTCATGAGCATCACAGGGTGGTTTCGTTTGTGCCCTTTCTCGATCGGGAAGCGCTTCTCAACAGTGTGGCCCCCGCCTCAAAAGTAAGCAGGGCGGTCCCTTTTCCGACGGTGGAAAATCACGAATGCCCGATCTTGCTTTACCATCCCGACGAAACAATTTCGGGGATCTTTAAAAATATCGGCACCCCCGTTCCCGTAGCCAGTGAATCGGAACTGAAACTATTATGGACCCTTACCGGATTAATAGCCCCGTTTTACGACCTTGCCGAAACCCTGAGCCATTGGGCGCAATCCCATAATGTGGAGGCTTCGGTAGCCAACAGGTATGTCATGGAATTATTTTCATCCCTGACCTGCTATTCCAGGAAGAATATTCCGTTTGATTTTTCCGAATTAAAAAAGGAGGCGACAACCCCGAACGGACTCAATGACCAGGCCTTAAAAATTATTGAGCAACAGAAAGCAAATACCACGTACGGGATGGCCGCCGAAGCTTTATACAAAAGGTTTGAATAG
- a CDS encoding GlxA family transcriptional regulator, whose translation MKHISILVPDGQSNLTTISSIVGAYEIFIRANAYWEEKQQKTAYTIELVGAADKVDVYKGLFSVRSQKHISEVPESSLIVIPSLVRSYEKALKGNRLLVKWIKEQYKNGAEVASMCTGAFLLASTGLLDGKSCSTHWAAGPEFRERFPGINLKTDKLITYQDGLYTNGGAFSFLNLIVYLVEKYYDRQTALYCAKVFQIDMGRNLQSEFCVFNGHKKHGDKEILEVQAYFESHYQNKISIKELSEKLNIGRRNFDRRFIKATGITPLEYLQRVRVEVTKNSLENTRKTVSEIMYDVGYNDDKAFRNVFSRFTGISPNDYKSKYNKEDIRY comes from the coding sequence ATGAAACATATAAGTATCCTGGTCCCCGACGGGCAAAGTAATTTAACGACCATCTCCAGTATAGTGGGGGCTTACGAGATTTTTATCAGGGCCAATGCCTACTGGGAGGAAAAACAACAAAAAACGGCCTATACCATAGAACTTGTGGGAGCTGCCGATAAGGTGGATGTATACAAAGGCCTTTTTTCTGTACGATCTCAAAAACACATATCGGAAGTCCCCGAATCCAGTCTTATTGTTATCCCGTCCTTGGTCAGGAGTTACGAAAAGGCCCTTAAGGGAAACCGACTGCTGGTTAAATGGATAAAGGAACAATACAAAAACGGGGCAGAAGTAGCCAGCATGTGTACCGGGGCATTCCTGTTGGCCTCCACCGGCCTGCTCGATGGTAAAAGCTGTTCTACCCATTGGGCTGCAGGTCCTGAATTCAGGGAGAGGTTCCCCGGGATAAATCTGAAAACCGATAAACTGATTACCTATCAGGACGGGCTCTATACCAACGGAGGGGCCTTTTCCTTTCTGAATCTCATTGTTTACCTGGTGGAAAAATATTACGACCGCCAAACGGCCCTGTATTGTGCCAAGGTTTTTCAGATTGATATGGGAAGGAACCTTCAATCGGAATTCTGTGTTTTTAACGGTCATAAAAAGCATGGAGACAAAGAAATACTGGAAGTCCAGGCTTATTTTGAATCCCATTATCAAAACAAGATATCCATTAAGGAATTGTCGGAAAAACTCAATATAGGCCGAAGGAATTTTGACCGGAGGTTTATCAAGGCCACCGGTATTACTCCGTTGGAATACTTGCAGAGGGTGAGGGTTGAAGTGACTAAAAATTCCCTTGAAAACACAAGAAAGACGGTTAGTGAAATCATGTACGATGTAGGGTATAATGATGATAAGGCTTTTAGAAACGTGTTTAGCCGGTTTACAGGTATTTCACCCAATGATTACAAATCGAAATACAATAAGGAAGATATTAGATATTAG
- a CDS encoding SRPBCC family protein has protein sequence MEATVKKNKPKSFSYSFGTTKTAEEVFNFLLEVTNWWTGIHEETIKGKSAEINDEFSFSAGGGVHFSKQRLIELVPYSKIVWRVTESDLTFLKAPDEWVNTKLCFDITTEGKKTTITFTHSGLTPLFECYNGCSTAWTAYMKNLEQSLITG, from the coding sequence ATGGAAGCAACTGTCAAAAAAAACAAGCCGAAGTCTTTCAGTTACAGCTTCGGCACCACAAAAACTGCTGAAGAAGTTTTTAATTTTTTACTTGAAGTAACCAACTGGTGGACCGGCATTCACGAAGAAACCATTAAAGGAAAAAGTGCCGAAATAAACGATGAATTTTCTTTTAGCGCCGGTGGCGGTGTCCACTTTAGTAAACAAAGGCTCATCGAGCTGGTGCCTTACAGTAAAATAGTATGGCGGGTGACAGAAAGTGACCTTACTTTTTTAAAAGCCCCCGACGAATGGGTGAACACAAAACTGTGCTTTGATATTACCACCGAAGGTAAAAAAACCACAATAACGTTCACACATAGCGGTCTGACTCCCCTGTTTGAATGTTACAACGGGTGTTCGACGGCATGGACGGCCTATATGAAAAACCTTGAACAATCTTTAATAACCGGATAA
- a CDS encoding SRPBCC family protein: MKTALILLSVFLLAIPHNERGRTSENKTTVKPLKQNNMENRDYTATIVVNETPETVFNYIKDIRAWWSEEIEGPTDQLNKTFFYHYKDIHLCKIKLVEVDENKKLVYQVLENEFNFIEDKTEWVDTRLIFDITNEGGKTTVTFTHKGLVPDYECYDVCRDGWGQYIKTSLYKLITTGKGEPNPKDKEGFNAELAKRWKLD, translated from the coding sequence ATGAAAACAGCACTGATTCTTTTGTCGGTATTCCTGCTGGCAATACCCCATAACGAAAGGGGACGAACCTCGGAAAATAAAACAACAGTAAAACCTTTAAAACAAAATAACATGGAAAATCGGGATTACACCGCAACGATCGTAGTAAACGAAACCCCGGAAACGGTTTTTAATTACATTAAGGACATCCGCGCCTGGTGGTCTGAAGAAATCGAAGGGCCAACAGACCAACTCAATAAAACCTTTTTTTATCATTATAAAGACATTCATTTGTGTAAGATAAAGCTGGTTGAAGTAGATGAAAACAAAAAGTTAGTCTACCAGGTGTTGGAAAACGAGTTTAATTTTATTGAAGACAAGACCGAATGGGTAGATACCCGACTGATCTTTGATATCACAAACGAAGGCGGAAAAACAACAGTAACCTTCACACACAAAGGATTGGTTCCCGATTATGAATGCTATGACGTTTGCAGGGATGGATGGGGACAATACATTAAAACCAGTCTTTACAAGCTGATCACCACCGGCAAAGGGGAGCCCAATCCAAAAGATAAAGAAGGGTTTAACGCTGAATTGGCCAAAAGGTGGAAACTCGATTAA
- a CDS encoding SRPBCC family protein, translated as MKNQDYTTTIVVDQSPETAFNCIKDFRAWWSEELKGPTDQRNETFLYRYKDIHFCKIQLIEKLENKRLVYRVVENEFNLNFIEDKTEWVDTQLIFDIANEDGKTTVSFTHKGLTPEEECYDMCKEGWTQYIKTSLYNLITTGKGAPNPKDKEGFNDELVEKWELN; from the coding sequence ATGAAAAATCAAGATTATACCACAACAATAGTGGTAGACCAAAGCCCGGAAACAGCTTTTAATTGTATTAAAGATTTCCGTGCCTGGTGGTCTGAAGAACTTAAGGGACCGACAGACCAACGCAATGAAACCTTTTTATACCGATACAAAGACATCCACTTTTGTAAAATACAATTGATAGAAAAGCTTGAAAACAAAAGATTAGTTTACCGGGTTGTAGAAAACGAGTTTAACCTTAATTTTATTGAAGACAAGACCGAATGGGTGGATACCCAACTGATCTTTGACATCGCAAATGAAGACGGAAAAACAACAGTAAGCTTCACGCACAAAGGGTTAACCCCCGAAGAAGAATGCTATGATATGTGCAAGGAGGGATGGACACAGTATATTAAAACCAGTCTTTACAACCTGATCACCACAGGAAAGGGGGCGCCCAACCCAAAAGATAAAGAAGGGTTTAATGATGAATTAGTAGAAAAATGGGAATTGAATTAA
- a CDS encoding NADPH-dependent F420 reductase, which translates to MLLQEFKSGKMKIGIIGAGQIGSALIRQYTKTGHQVKMANASGVEKLKPLENETTAKAVTLDEVTRDIDVLVISIPFVEIPGLAGKIAPGISDHTVIIDTTNYYPIRDGHIEDIEKGMAESVWVSRHLSRPVVKAYNSILAGSLIEAGLPNDSPLRIALPVSGDDKQAKKIVASLVNDSGFDALDIGNLSDSWKQQPGSPVYCTDLTLTRLKRNLREVPKEVLPERRELALQFILEQNPSNWLDWRKDCVENNRMVYQTDLR; encoded by the coding sequence TTGCTATTACAAGAATTTAAATCAGGTAAAATGAAAATCGGGATCATCGGTGCAGGACAAATCGGTTCTGCGCTTATAAGACAGTATACCAAAACCGGGCACCAGGTAAAAATGGCCAATGCCAGCGGGGTTGAAAAACTAAAGCCCCTGGAAAACGAAACCACTGCAAAAGCTGTCACTTTAGATGAAGTGACCCGGGATATTGATGTTTTGGTCATTTCAATCCCTTTTGTTGAAATACCCGGGTTAGCCGGGAAGATTGCACCCGGCATCTCTGACCACACCGTAATCATTGATACGACCAACTATTATCCCATCCGGGACGGACATATTGAAGACATTGAGAAGGGTATGGCAGAAAGCGTTTGGGTTTCCAGGCATCTTTCCCGACCTGTTGTAAAAGCTTATAATAGTATTTTAGCAGGTTCGTTGATTGAGGCGGGACTTCCGAATGATTCTCCCCTGAGAATTGCTTTACCCGTTTCGGGCGATGACAAACAGGCAAAAAAAATTGTTGCTAGCCTTGTAAACGATAGCGGTTTCGATGCATTGGATATCGGCAACCTGTCCGATTCCTGGAAACAACAGCCCGGAAGCCCGGTGTATTGCACCGATTTAACCCTTACCCGATTAAAAAGAAACCTCCGGGAAGTACCAAAAGAGGTGTTACCGGAAAGGCGGGAACTTGCCCTGCAATTTATACTTGAACAAAACCCTTCGAACTGGTTAGACTGGCGGAAGGATTGTGTTGAGAACAATCGTATGGTATACCAAACCGATTTAAGATAG
- a CDS encoding winged helix-turn-helix transcriptional regulator yields the protein MYVNKIPQTFDYGVTVTMKVIGGKWKPCIIDCIANGINRPTQIQKAIKQATLRVINQQLCELLDYEIVSKQTFEGYPLRVEYSLTTFGKTLLTVIDAMQHWGDTHAEKVAELAVKRNENVANEL from the coding sequence ATGTATGTAAATAAAATACCTCAGACATTTGATTATGGTGTTACTGTTACTATGAAAGTTATCGGAGGAAAATGGAAACCTTGTATTATTGACTGTATAGCTAACGGGATCAACCGCCCCACACAAATTCAAAAAGCCATTAAACAAGCTACTTTACGGGTGATAAACCAGCAACTATGCGAATTATTGGATTATGAAATTGTGTCCAAGCAGACTTTCGAAGGTTATCCCTTAAGGGTTGAGTATAGCCTTACCACGTTCGGAAAAACCCTTCTGACGGTTATTGATGCTATGCAGCACTGGGGGGATACCCACGCTGAAAAGGTTGCCGAACTCGCCGTGAAAAGAAATGAAAATGTAGCAAATGAACTTTAG